One region of Bombus affinis isolate iyBomAffi1 chromosome 3, iyBomAffi1.2, whole genome shotgun sequence genomic DNA includes:
- the LOC126914973 gene encoding UHRF1-binding protein 1 isoform X2 gives MVSLIKKQLLKHLSRFTKNLSADKINLSAFKGEGELTNLELDEIVLTDLLELPSWLRLTNAWCNKVSFRIQWTKLRSVPIFLSLDEVHIEVETCEDLRDLSSPQGLSSYTGPAKYSFIHKVIDGITVTVNTVSVTFKSPAFIASVQMNRIIVESKSATWLRCDLRTTRVKDPDRGQLLIFKELEWQTVRIEAQSTKDKNLTPLRLLTNQARCRITIKKRISDCFVMGSRLILILDDLLWVLTDSQLKAALHFIDSLGGLIEKATVLERKTKAARKLEVLPEYQAQISQQSRTKNQYNTAISKIFTRYDVVETSYHFLCQRIDLHLCDDAGNGRSSHPDLKDGGALQISLVRFQVDYYPYHLAMADRKHWAKYKENATPHSQWLQQSLSSFRSQFMDLIDSGRTQHSPLTRSQGNITVNNTKGLGDNSEKGNQSQNINIAVDDKKKSQHPSGNPVKNYILEQLAKLMTTCIIIRIDDFTLYKVTTTSRNPVPKEFVMAQTRKKHATGDRDKFCLPEDVTIVHAEFTYYYYPGDITFPLPPPKFYVQLNPIQVNFDVCSCLWFNSFALNLYHSLMNKDKQSTYTSTNLMYFDVKIEAILPRAIFESQQDYPNQKDRPKSLHIQTSRASITNVRSAERSSRADLAQCVNAFQMGQMFFATDFPNRSNDFHILTDKFLAHCAGTDNIRYPPPNFSSNSVNELVRQLHRELLWTEAKDIWCCNLEPVWGDFLGARAVGQNRPVPFLDAFPLTLWCYMSMKSSEKDSSENKSTADIHGLAYISNLVSVQINHYQYLFLLRLSEVLSEMATYLNIDSNKILKVDCGSSLVIGALIPQVEVTFVMPSHTPGKENSGGDLESVMPDSSSIADDIPGSSIPWQSTERVESSSKKININNETITPQSDVSSMLSMDFIHSSIPQTVVTFKQNGTNKHENNMQIRNVAHDKRCIAVEEEKSLPTLRYTADATNKHSKGDSSSNTPFIPNNFNVGLSSMKKGLSNLMTSIDSALKASPEDGSSDTVSIRSDVSSDSENYVLINLQDQEKLDTMFSVDNSIRITAVEEASEVVEETPDTQSEKSMDSMCKRKDIVSMATFKLSKVEFIQQSLGYASSIKVQISNIGNDECSSIPWDEFQTKFSARSRGWVELPSDSNCRSCIKLRLDHDLKCKSDSWKLSQASRAIRNKNMHLNQNHDNTAEEEVDTTIDVHNKQSVLDLFEDKLEVKVTNVSMALAMSSISGLTDLTEDEIIPRPIPLQIYLESISLRLNEDRPPNNITSPGPIPIDLNIAKLKIVRDANGVFHIEPVVNLLSRSNSLVTLTSSDTQIVENINHEMELNILRQSSKQLKLDNEQLRRRLNALEKISEENAKLIRIKEESTVIKSHLSAAQEDIQLLLKEKRALQETITELQNRIIGSGPGSATRASWSSKR, from the exons atggtgTCATTAATAAAAAAGCAACTATTGAAACATTTATCAAG atttaccaagaacttatctgctgataaaataaatttaagtgCATTTAAAGGTGAAGGTGAACTGACAAACTTAGAACTTGATGAAATAGTTTTAACTGATTTGTTAGAATTGCCGTCATGGCTTAGATTAACAAATGCTTGGTGCAATAAAGTTTCATTTCGTATACAATGGACCAAATTAAGAAGTGTTCCTAtttttttg AGTTTAGATGAAGTTCATATAGAAGTAGAAACATGTGAAGATTTGAGAGATTTATCTTCTCCGCAAGGGCTTTCTTCATATACTGGTCCTgcaaaatattcttttatacaTAAAGTAATCGATGGTATAACAGTGACTGTTAATACTGTATCAGTTACTTTCAAAAGTCCTGCATTCATTGCTTCAGTTCAG atgaATCGCATTATTGTGGAATCAAAATCTGCAACATGGCTACGATGTGATTTAAGAACTACTAGAGTAAAAGATCCTGATCGTGGTCAGTTActtatttttaaagaattagAATGGCAGACAGTTAGAATAGAGGCACAAAGTACTAAAGATAAGAACCTTACGCCATTACGTTTACTTACGAATCAAGCAAGGTGTCGGATTActattaaaaaaagaatatcag ATTGTTTTGTTATGGGATCAAGACTGATTCTTATATTAGATGATCTCTTATGGGTTTTAACAGATTCACAGTTGAAAGCAGCACTTCATTTTATTGACTCTTTAGGTGGTTTGATAGAAAAAGCTACAGTATTAGAGCGTAAAACTAAAGCAGCTAGAAAATTAGAG GTATTGCCAGAGTATCAAGCACAAATATCTCAACAATCAAGGACAAAAAATCAATATAATACTGctatttctaaaatttttacCAGATATGATGTTGTAGAAACTTCATATCATTTCCTTTGTCAAAGAATTGATTTACATTTATGTGATGATGCTGGTA ATGGTAGATCCTCCCATCCCGACTTAAAGGATGGTGGAGCACTGCAAATTTCATTAGTTAGATTTCAAGTTGATTATTATCCATATCACTTAGCAATGGCTGATAGAAAACATTGGgctaaatataaagaaaatgcTACACCTCACAGCCAATGGTTACAGCAATCCTTAAGTTCTTTTCGAAGTCAGTTTATGGATCTCATAGATTCTGGCAGAACACAGCATTCTCCTTTAACTAGGAGTCAAGGAAACATTACAG TTAATAACACAAAAGGTTTAGGAGACAATTCGGAAAAGGGTAATCAATCTCAAAATATAAACATAGCTGTTGATGACAAAAAAAAGTCGCAACATCCTAGTGGTAATCCagtaaaaaattacattttggAACAGCTGGCTAAATTAATGACGACATGCATTATAATAAGGATAGATGATTTTACCTTATACAAAGTAACCACAACATCTCGTAATCCTGTACCAAAAGAATTTGTTATGG CTCAAACAAGGAAGAAACATGCAACAG GTGACAGAGACAAATTTTGTCTTCCAGAAGATGTTACAATTGTTCATGCtgaatttacatattattattatcctgGAGATATTACATTTCCAT TGCCACCACCAAAATTTTATGTACAACTGAATCCTATCCAAGTAAACTTTGATGTCTGTTCCTGCTTATGGTTTAATTCATTTGCATTAAATTTATATCATTCTCTAATGAATAAGGATAAACAATCAACATATACTTCCACTAATTTAATGTATTTTGATGTTAAAATCGAAGCTATACTTCCAAGGGCAA TTTTTGAAAGCCAACAAGATTATCCTAATCAGAAGGATAGGCCAAAGTCTTTGCACATACAGACGTCGAGAGCGTCAATAACAAATGTTCGATCCGCAGAAAGATCTTCAAGAGCAGATTTAGCACAGTGTGTAAACGCTTTTCAAATGGGACAGATGTTTTTTGCTACAGACTTTCCAAATAGATCGAATGATTTTCATATTCTTACAGATAAATTTTTGGCACATTGCGCAG gcACTGATAATATTCGATATCCACCACCTAATTTTAGCAGTAATTCTGTAAACGAATTAGTTCGTCAATTACACCGGGAGCTTTTATGGACTGAAGCTAAAGACATATGGTGTTGTAATTTGGAACCCGTTTGGGGAGATTTTCTTGGTGCTCGTGCGGTCGGACAAAACCGACCTGTGCCGTTCCTTGATGCATTTCCTTTAACTCTATGGTGTTACATGTCTATGAAATCGTCAGAGAAAGATTCATCAGAAAATAAATCTACTGCTGACATTCATGGTCTTGCATACATAAGCAATTTAGTTAGCGTGCAGATAAATCACTATCAATATTTGTTCTTGTTAAGATTATCGGAAGTTTTATCGGAAATGGCAACGTATCTAAATATTgattctaataaaatattaaaggtTGATTGTGGTAGTTCACTTGTTATTGGTGCATTGATACCACAAGTAGAAGTAACATTTGTCATGCCGTCGCATACCCCTGGTAAAGAAAATTCTGGTGGTGATTTGGAATCCGTTATGCCAGATTCATCTAGCATAGCAGATGACATTCCAGGTTCGTCTATTCCATGGCAAAGTACAGAACGAGTTGAGAGCAGTAGTAAaaagattaatataaataatgaaacAATAACGCCACAAAGTGACGTATCATCAATGTTGTCAATGGATTTTATACATTCTAGTATACCTCAAACTGTTGTGACTTTTAAACAGAATGGTACCAATAAACACGAAAATAATATGCAGATAAGAAATGTAGCACACGATAAAAGGTGCATTGCTGTAGAGGAAGAGAAATCATTGCCTACTTTAAGATATACTGCTGATGCTACAAATAAGCATAGCAAAGGAGATTCGTCTTCAAATACACCATTCATTCCTAATAATTTCAACGTTGGTCTCTCTTCTATGAAAAAAGGATTAAGTAATTTGATGACATCAATTGATTCAGCTTTGAAGGCTTCTCCAGAAGATGGTAGCAGTGATACTGTGTCTATAAGAAGTGATGTTAGTTCTGACAGTGAGAACTACGTTTTAATTAATCTTCAAGATCAAGAAAAATTAGATACAATGTTTTCTGTTGATAATTCAATTAGAATAACAGCAGTAGAAGAAGCTAGTGAAGTAGTTGAAGAAACTCCTGATACTCAGAGTGAAAAATCTATGGATAGTATGTGTAAACGAAAGGATATT GTATCTATGGCAACATTTAAATTATCTAAAGTTGAATTTATTCAACAATCTCTTGGATATGCATCATCAATTAAAgttcaaatttcaaatattggTAATGATGAATGTTCATCTATCCCATGGGATGAATTTCAG ACAAAATTCAGTGCACGATCACGAGGTTGGGTCGAATTACCTTCAGATTCTAACTGTAGATCATGTATTAAACTACGTTTGGATCATGATTTAAAATGCAAGTCAGATTCTTGGAAATTGTCTCAAGCAAGTCGAGCTATAAGGAATAAAAATATGCACTTAAATCAGAATCATGATAATACAGCCGAGGAAGAGGTAGATACTACTATAGATGTACATAACAAACAAAGTGTTTTGGATTTGTTTGAAGATAAATTAGAAGTTAAAGTTACTAATGTATCAATGGCCTTGGCTATGAGTTCAATAAGTGGTCTTACAGACTTAACTGAAGATGAAATTATACCTAGGCCAATACCATTGCAG ATATATCTGGAGAGTATATCATTGCGTTTAAATGAAGATCGTCCACCGAATAATATAACTTCGCCAGGACCAATTCCTATAGATTTGAATATTGCAAAGCTTAAGATAGTACGAGATGCAAATGGAGTTTTTCATATCGAACCAGTTG TAAACCTGTTGAGCAGGAGTAATTCCCTTGTAACACTCACAAGCAGTGATACTCAAATAGTCGAAAATATAAATCATGAAATGGAACTAAATATTTTAAGACAGTCCAGTAAACAGTTGAAATTAGATAATGAACAGCTTCGGCGTCGTCTCAATGCTTTGGAGAAAATATCAGAAGAAAATGCGAAATTAATACgtataaaagaagaatctaCTGTAATCAAATCTCATTTAAGTGCAGCACAAGAAGACATACAGCTGCTTCTGAAAGAGAAAAGAGCCTTGCAAGAAACAATAACAGAACTTCAAAATCGAATAATTGGAAGTGGTCCAGGCAGTGCTACTCGTGCATCTTGGTCATCAAAGAGATAG